A stretch of the Haloarcula ordinaria genome encodes the following:
- a CDS encoding aldo/keto reductase, giving the protein MNYRTLGNTDVEVSEVGFGAWVVGTDWWGDRTREDAVEMVEHAVDQGVTFFDTGDVYGHGDSEEIIGEALADRRDEVTVSTKVGYDFYNNPQAGHGELPKKVTPEWIETALDRSLDRLDMDHVDLLMLHNANVDEVDEDVLATLDDLRDAGKVDAVGWALGPSIGWLAEGDAAVAEEFDVVQTVFNLFEQTPGQHFLDTIREHEADTSVIARVPHSSGLLNEQVTPETELGKGDHRAHRPSEWYETGWEKVESIRFLERDGERTLGQAAIQWLLYHDEMASVTPTFRTTDDIDEWAAAPDTPPLSDEEYDRVQALYADNFGIDRDDGMDALRSSVGGADLDGTGMKSAGD; this is encoded by the coding sequence ATGAACTACCGGACACTCGGAAACACGGACGTGGAGGTCTCCGAAGTGGGCTTCGGGGCCTGGGTCGTCGGGACCGACTGGTGGGGCGACCGGACGCGCGAGGACGCCGTCGAGATGGTCGAGCACGCGGTCGACCAGGGCGTGACGTTCTTCGACACGGGCGACGTCTACGGCCACGGCGACAGCGAGGAGATCATCGGCGAGGCACTCGCCGACCGCCGCGACGAGGTCACCGTCTCCACGAAGGTGGGCTACGATTTCTACAACAACCCGCAGGCCGGCCACGGCGAGTTGCCCAAGAAGGTCACGCCCGAGTGGATCGAGACGGCGCTCGACCGCTCGCTCGACCGCCTCGACATGGACCACGTCGACCTGCTGATGCTCCACAACGCCAACGTCGACGAGGTCGACGAGGACGTCCTGGCGACGCTCGACGACCTTCGCGATGCGGGGAAAGTCGACGCCGTCGGCTGGGCGCTCGGCCCATCCATCGGCTGGCTCGCGGAGGGGGACGCCGCCGTCGCCGAGGAGTTCGACGTCGTCCAGACCGTCTTCAACCTCTTCGAGCAGACCCCCGGCCAGCACTTCCTCGACACCATCCGCGAGCACGAGGCCGACACCTCCGTCATCGCTCGCGTGCCCCACTCCTCGGGCCTGCTCAACGAGCAGGTCACGCCCGAGACCGAGCTGGGCAAGGGTGACCACCGCGCGCACCGCCCGAGCGAGTGGTACGAGACCGGGTGGGAGAAGGTGGAATCCATCAGATTCCTTGAACGCGACGGCGAGCGTACGCTGGGCCAGGCGGCCATCCAGTGGCTCCTCTACCACGACGAGATGGCCTCGGTGACGCCGACGTTCCGGACGACAGACGATATCGACGAGTGGGCGGCGGCCCCCGACACGCCGCCGCTCAGCGACGAGGAGTACGACCGCGTCCAGGCGCTGTACGCCGACAACTTCGGTATCGACCGGGACGACGGCATGGACGCCCTGCGGTCGTCGGTGGGCGGTGCGGACCTGGACGGCACGGGCATGAAGTCCGCCGGCGACTGA
- a CDS encoding HalOD1 output domain-containing protein has product MEQGRSTTVLFVDDEPLELELYVDFFGRSAEVTPVGAGSAEEALETLMSTPVDCLVSDGIRTEDGRSFVSVAKERYPELRTILYSGSERDALPVKKVERYLRKGDQGNAGASLETLAAAVREVTTTSRTLEADGAGEEWNVLGNFSWDHETDVGSAIVRALAEHADRDVLEFPPLYDVVDSDALSRLLTGSFDRNTDQSVQVQFSYDDYQLRITADGILTCRSMVTGR; this is encoded by the coding sequence ATGGAACAGGGTAGATCAACGACGGTGCTTTTCGTCGACGACGAACCGCTTGAGTTGGAGCTGTACGTCGATTTCTTCGGTCGTAGCGCGGAGGTTACACCGGTGGGCGCGGGGTCGGCAGAGGAAGCGCTCGAGACGCTGATGTCGACGCCGGTCGACTGTCTCGTCAGCGACGGCATCAGGACCGAGGACGGGCGGTCGTTCGTGTCGGTGGCCAAGGAGAGGTACCCCGAGCTGCGGACGATTCTGTACTCGGGGAGCGAGCGCGACGCCCTCCCGGTCAAGAAGGTCGAGCGGTACCTCCGGAAGGGGGACCAGGGCAACGCCGGCGCGTCGCTCGAGACGCTCGCGGCCGCGGTTCGAGAGGTGACGACGACCAGCAGGACACTCGAGGCGGACGGCGCGGGCGAGGAGTGGAACGTGCTCGGCAACTTCTCGTGGGACCACGAGACGGACGTGGGGAGCGCCATCGTCCGGGCGCTCGCGGAACACGCCGACCGCGACGTGCTCGAGTTCCCGCCGCTGTACGACGTCGTCGACTCGGACGCGCTCTCGCGACTCCTCACCGGGTCGTTCGACCGGAACACCGACCAGTCCGTCCAGGTCCAGTTCTCCTACGACGACTACCAGCTCAGAATCACCGCCGACGGCATCCTCACCTGTCGGTCCATGGTGACCGGTCGGTAA
- a CDS encoding sensor histidine kinase has protein sequence MTDVPTDRTRLVEAAFDELPDQVAVLDAEGVIRLTNHSWDTFGFENGVDGDVDMVGQNYLTVCRDSPDEMSTDVADGIESVIEGDAEEFSLEYPCHTPDERRWFTVRVTPFELDGESLVLVVHTDVTERHLAEASVTERNELLEQVAGILSHDLRNPLSVALAHAEMAVSGEAPDEDHAADVLESLQRMNDIIDDALMLARGTEPTELDDVDLESTARDAWDQVSTDGAQLTVTGTMLVGADESLLAQLFENLFRNAVEHGATAERGADDLTVTVEPRDDGFAVADDGQGIPDAKLDQVFEPGFSTNKDDGGTGLGLPIVKRIADAHGWTVRAEAAPDGGAMFAVNV, from the coding sequence GTGACCGACGTTCCGACCGACCGGACCCGCCTCGTCGAGGCGGCGTTCGACGAGCTTCCAGACCAGGTCGCCGTTCTCGACGCCGAGGGAGTAATCCGGCTGACGAACCACTCGTGGGACACCTTCGGGTTCGAGAACGGCGTCGACGGCGACGTCGATATGGTCGGCCAGAACTACCTGACGGTCTGTCGCGACTCGCCCGACGAGATGTCGACGGACGTCGCCGACGGGATTGAGTCGGTCATCGAGGGAGACGCCGAGGAGTTCTCGCTGGAGTACCCGTGTCATACGCCCGACGAGCGGCGCTGGTTCACCGTTCGTGTGACCCCGTTCGAACTGGACGGCGAGTCACTCGTCCTCGTCGTCCACACCGACGTCACCGAGCGGCACCTGGCCGAGGCGAGCGTCACCGAGCGCAACGAACTGCTGGAACAGGTCGCCGGGATTCTCAGCCACGACCTCCGCAACCCGTTGTCGGTGGCGCTCGCACACGCCGAGATGGCCGTGAGCGGCGAAGCACCCGACGAGGACCACGCGGCCGACGTCCTGGAGTCGCTCCAGCGGATGAACGACATCATCGACGACGCGCTCATGCTCGCCCGTGGGACCGAACCCACCGAGCTGGACGACGTGGACCTCGAATCGACGGCCCGGGACGCCTGGGACCAGGTGTCGACCGATGGTGCGCAACTCACCGTCACGGGGACGATGCTGGTCGGGGCCGACGAGAGCCTCCTGGCCCAGCTGTTCGAGAACCTCTTTCGAAACGCCGTGGAACACGGCGCGACGGCCGAGCGTGGGGCCGACGACCTGACGGTGACTGTCGAACCCCGCGACGACGGATTCGCCGTCGCCGACGACGGGCAGGGCATCCCCGACGCGAAACTCGACCAGGTGTTCGAGCCCGGGTTCTCGACGAACAAGGACGACGGCGGCACCGGACTCGGCCTGCCCATCGTCAAGCGAATCGCCGACGCCCACGGCTGGACCGTCCGTGCGGAGGCCGCGCCGGACGGCGGCGCGATGTTCGCCGTCAATGTATGA
- the radA gene encoding DNA repair and recombination protein RadA — protein sequence MSASEDLEDLPGVGPATAEKLKENGFDSYQGIAVASPGELSNTADIGESSAADIINAAREAADIGGFETGSTVLERREQIGKLTWGVEEVDELLGGGIETQSITEVYGEFGAGKSQVTHQIAVTVQTPAEHGGLEGSAIFIDSEDTFRPERIEQMVRGLDDEVMEDTMVLHGIAEEGEADATDEALFDALVESMLDKIHVAKAFNSNHQILLAEKAQEIASQSQDEEFPVRLLAVDSLTAHFRAEYVGRGELADRQQKLNKHLHDLMRVGDLNNTAVVVTNQVASNPDSFFGDPTQPIGGNILGHTSTFRMYLRKSKGNKRIVKLVDAPNLPDGEAVMRVEEGGLMDE from the coding sequence ATGTCCGCAAGTGAGGACCTCGAAGACCTGCCGGGCGTCGGTCCGGCGACGGCAGAGAAGCTCAAAGAGAACGGGTTCGACTCCTACCAGGGAATCGCAGTCGCCTCACCCGGCGAGCTGTCGAACACGGCCGACATCGGCGAGTCGTCGGCCGCCGACATCATCAACGCCGCCCGCGAGGCCGCCGACATCGGTGGCTTCGAGACCGGTTCGACCGTGCTCGAACGCCGCGAGCAGATCGGCAAGTTGACCTGGGGCGTCGAGGAGGTCGACGAACTGCTCGGTGGTGGCATCGAGACCCAGTCCATCACCGAGGTGTACGGCGAGTTCGGGGCCGGCAAGTCCCAGGTGACACACCAGATCGCCGTCACGGTCCAGACGCCGGCCGAGCACGGCGGCCTCGAAGGGAGTGCCATCTTCATCGACTCCGAGGACACGTTCCGCCCCGAGCGAATCGAGCAGATGGTCCGCGGCCTCGACGACGAGGTCATGGAGGACACGATGGTCCTGCACGGCATCGCCGAGGAGGGCGAGGCCGACGCCACCGACGAGGCGCTGTTCGACGCGCTCGTCGAGTCGATGCTCGACAAGATCCACGTCGCGAAGGCGTTCAACTCCAACCACCAGATTCTGCTGGCCGAGAAGGCCCAGGAGATCGCCAGCCAGTCCCAGGACGAGGAGTTCCCCGTCCGCCTGCTCGCGGTCGACTCGTTGACCGCTCACTTCCGCGCCGAGTACGTCGGCCGTGGTGAGCTGGCCGACCGCCAGCAGAAGCTCAACAAGCACCTCCACGACCTGATGCGCGTGGGCGACCTCAACAACACCGCCGTCGTCGTCACGAACCAGGTGGCGTCGAACCCCGACTCCTTCTTCGGCGACCCGACCCAGCCCATCGGCGGCAACATCCTCGGTCACACCTCCACGTTCCGGATGTACCTCCGCAAGTCCAAGGGTAACAAGCGCATCGTCAAGCTCGTCGACGCGCCGAACCTCCCCGACGGCGAGGCCGTCATGCGCGTCGAGGAAGGCGGCCTGATGGACGAGTAG
- the hisA gene encoding 1-(5-phosphoribosyl)-5-[(5-phosphoribosylamino)methylideneamino]imidazole-4-carboxamide isomerase, giving the protein MFPEFEVVPAVDMQDGQVVQLVGGERGTGKTYGDPVEAAQRWVDAGARTLHLVDLDGAFEGERQNADAIDAVLDAVGADVDVQLGGGIRTVEDAVSLLDRGVDRVILGTAAIENPDIVEAISAEHPGSVLVSLDAKDGEVVVAGWTEGTGLDPARAAQRYAELGAGGILFTDVDVEGQLEGVRTEPVRNVVEAVDIPVVASGGVATIDDVLELADTGAAAVVVGSALYQGAFTLEAAADAVEEHR; this is encoded by the coding sequence ATGTTCCCCGAATTCGAGGTCGTCCCCGCCGTCGACATGCAAGACGGGCAGGTCGTCCAGCTGGTCGGCGGCGAGCGTGGCACCGGGAAGACGTACGGCGACCCCGTCGAGGCGGCACAGCGGTGGGTCGACGCGGGCGCGCGGACGCTGCATCTCGTCGACCTCGACGGGGCGTTCGAGGGCGAGCGACAGAACGCCGACGCGATAGACGCCGTCCTCGACGCGGTCGGGGCGGACGTCGACGTGCAACTCGGCGGTGGCATCCGCACCGTCGAGGACGCCGTCTCGCTGCTGGACCGCGGCGTCGACCGCGTCATCCTCGGGACCGCCGCCATCGAGAACCCCGACATCGTCGAAGCGATCAGTGCCGAACACCCCGGGAGTGTGCTGGTGAGCCTGGACGCGAAAGACGGCGAGGTCGTCGTCGCCGGCTGGACCGAAGGCACCGGACTGGACCCCGCCAGGGCCGCCCAGCGGTACGCGGAGCTGGGGGCCGGCGGCATCCTCTTTACCGACGTCGACGTCGAAGGCCAGCTCGAAGGCGTGCGGACCGAGCCGGTCCGGAACGTGGTCGAAGCCGTCGACATCCCGGTGGTGGCGAGCGGGGGCGTCGCGACTATCGACGACGTGCTCGAACTGGCAGACACCGGCGCCGCCGCCGTCGTCGTCGGCAGCGCGCTGTACCAGGGGGCGTTCACGCTCGAAGCCGCGGCGGACGCCGTCGAAGAACACCGCTAA